A genomic stretch from Brucella sp. BE17 includes:
- a CDS encoding ABC transporter permease, with product MKTAFLLLPRLMLFVVLLFFLVKPQLFEPLLRPLVDEGMPVIYDRANLMILTLQHLALVAIATLGSAVIAIAMAIFVTRKWGAEFLPLSRSLVNIGQTFPPVAVLALAVPIFGFGDKPTLIALFLYGMLPIFENTLTGLTTLPSPVVEAARGMGMTGLQRLVKVELPLALPIILAGIRLTAIIGLGTATIGSTVAAKTLGEVIIAGLISNNLSFIVQGGLVVAALAVLVFGLFQAFEHHLVKRSDGQIET from the coding sequence ATGAAAACAGCCTTCTTGCTTTTGCCGCGCCTCATGCTTTTTGTAGTACTGCTTTTCTTTCTCGTGAAGCCGCAACTGTTCGAGCCCTTGCTGCGTCCCCTTGTCGATGAAGGCATGCCGGTGATCTATGACCGCGCCAACCTGATGATCTTGACTTTGCAGCATCTGGCATTGGTAGCCATTGCAACCCTCGGCTCTGCAGTGATCGCTATTGCCATGGCGATTTTCGTTACACGCAAATGGGGGGCTGAATTTCTGCCGCTGTCTCGTAGCCTCGTTAATATTGGGCAGACCTTCCCACCAGTTGCCGTTTTGGCGCTTGCGGTACCGATATTCGGTTTCGGTGACAAGCCGACGCTGATCGCACTTTTTCTCTATGGTATGCTGCCTATATTCGAGAATACGCTGACCGGCTTGACCACGCTCCCCTCCCCAGTTGTGGAAGCAGCGCGCGGTATGGGTATGACCGGCTTACAGCGCCTGGTGAAAGTGGAGTTGCCTCTTGCCCTCCCTATCATCCTTGCCGGAATCCGGCTGACGGCAATTATTGGATTGGGGACGGCGACGATCGGATCAACGGTTGCCGCGAAGACGCTGGGCGAAGTTATCATCGCCGGACTTATTTCCAATAACCTTTCCTTCATCGTACAGGGTGGTCTTGTGGTAGCTGCACTTGCAGTTCTCGTTTTTGGACTGTTCCAAGCGTTTGAACACCATCTCGTCAAGCGGTCAGACGGTCAGATTGAAACTTGA
- a CDS encoding ABC transporter ATP-binding protein, which yields MIEFDRITKTYQDRTVVDHVSFTVEPRSVVAIVGTSGSGKTTLLRMVNRLVEPTDGEIRIDGKNNHDTPGHELRRHIGYAIQQHGLFPHRSVAENIATVPALLRWTKKRIHARVDELLDLFQLDPQEYRDRYPHELSGGQQQRIGVARALAAGPNILLMDEPFGALDPVIRAKAQEDLKSIQRRLGTTILLVTHDMEEAISLGDTIAVMDDGQLLQYGTPAEILMHPATDFVEKLIGTGERPFRLLSLNDLKTVLQPGDASGSPISVTASQRDALAELLWSGRKALPVLDGDNRPLGCVTLDRLLRQAGRET from the coding sequence ATGATCGAGTTCGACCGTATCACCAAAACCTATCAGGACCGCACGGTGGTCGATCATGTCAGCTTCACCGTGGAACCGCGCAGCGTCGTGGCTATTGTCGGCACATCTGGGTCCGGCAAGACGACGCTTTTGCGCATGGTTAACCGGCTGGTCGAGCCCACGGACGGCGAAATTCGCATAGACGGGAAAAACAATCACGACACGCCGGGCCATGAATTGCGCCGACATATCGGCTATGCGATCCAACAGCACGGGCTTTTCCCGCACCGTAGCGTTGCTGAAAATATCGCAACCGTCCCTGCCCTCCTCCGCTGGACAAAAAAGCGCATTCATGCACGCGTCGATGAACTTCTTGATCTATTTCAACTTGACCCGCAGGAGTATCGCGACCGCTATCCGCATGAACTGTCGGGTGGGCAGCAACAGCGCATTGGCGTGGCGCGTGCACTTGCTGCCGGACCCAATATTCTTTTGATGGACGAGCCTTTCGGCGCCCTTGATCCGGTGATAAGGGCAAAGGCGCAGGAAGATCTCAAGTCTATTCAAAGACGTCTTGGCACCACCATCCTGCTTGTTACTCACGACATGGAAGAAGCTATTTCATTGGGCGATACCATTGCGGTTATGGACGACGGCCAGCTTCTGCAATATGGAACGCCTGCCGAGATTCTGATGCACCCGGCCACCGATTTTGTGGAAAAGCTGATAGGCACTGGTGAACGCCCCTTCCGGCTTTTGTCGCTTAACGATCTCAAAACAGTGCTTCAGCCGGGCGACGCTTCCGGCTCTCCCATCTCCGTCACAGCTTCGCAGCGTGATGCGTTGGCCGAACTTTTATGGTCGGGGCGTAAAGCGCTTCCCGTTCTTGACGGTGATAACCGACCGCTTGGTTGTGTGACGCTGGATCGTCTGCTGCGGCAGGCCGGGCGTGAAACATGA
- the repB gene encoding plasmid partitioning protein RepB yields the protein MARKNIFESVMRDEPVAEQAVPPAGAVSRRFGAAKSLSASIDELAKQASWKLDGETVVELDPNGLDESFVADRLPDTDDEDYKSLLEVIRERGQDSPILVRPHPEASDRYMIVFGHRRARVARELGIKVKAVIKPLADLEHILSQGQENSARANLSFIERVLFAARLEGRGFDRNAIQAALTVDYQTLSKMLTIPKAIPEDILFSVGPAKGIGRDRWLELRKLIEIPGKLDAARELLATDIFSKATSGERFEQLYGYLKGSTSKRPVTKAASRPGSTWTASDRSVSAVFKQSGKSATLALSATNGPRFAQWLSHNLDALYTAFQDDEER from the coding sequence ATGGCACGGAAGAACATCTTTGAAAGCGTGATGCGCGATGAACCAGTAGCAGAGCAGGCTGTGCCTCCCGCTGGTGCTGTTTCGCGTCGGTTCGGTGCTGCGAAATCGCTCTCTGCCTCAATTGATGAACTTGCAAAACAGGCCTCCTGGAAACTCGACGGGGAAACCGTCGTCGAGCTTGACCCCAATGGTCTTGATGAATCCTTTGTCGCTGACCGTCTGCCCGATACGGACGATGAAGATTATAAGAGCCTTCTTGAAGTAATCCGAGAACGTGGGCAGGATAGCCCTATTCTGGTTCGCCCTCATCCGGAAGCCAGTGACCGCTATATGATCGTGTTCGGTCATCGTCGCGCACGGGTTGCTCGGGAACTTGGTATAAAGGTCAAGGCGGTCATCAAGCCGCTTGCTGATCTCGAACACATCTTGAGCCAGGGGCAGGAAAACTCAGCCCGTGCGAACCTGAGTTTTATCGAGAGGGTCCTGTTCGCGGCCCGCCTGGAAGGCCGTGGCTTCGACAGAAATGCCATTCAGGCGGCTCTGACCGTGGATTACCAAACCTTGTCGAAGATGCTGACTATCCCGAAGGCTATTCCCGAGGATATTCTTTTTTCCGTTGGTCCGGCAAAAGGAATTGGCCGTGATCGCTGGCTGGAACTGCGTAAACTCATCGAAATTCCCGGAAAGTTGGACGCTGCGCGAGAACTTCTTGCGACTGATATCTTTAGTAAAGCTACGTCCGGTGAGCGATTTGAACAACTTTACGGTTATCTTAAGGGAAGCACATCCAAAAGGCCCGTGACTAAGGCCGCATCTCGCCCTGGATCGACATGGACTGCATCCGACAGATCGGTAAGCGCTGTCTTCAAACAAAGTGGAAAATCGGCAACGCTTGCCTTGAGTGCCACAAATGGACCGCGCTTTGCGCAATGGCTCTCCCATAATCTGGACGCACTTTATACGGCGTTTCAGGATGATGAAGAGAGATGA
- the repA gene encoding plasmid partitioning protein RepA, translated as MNIANSAAATLSFDDMILEQGREISRKLNLLRHENFPPNARKNLRQFSMAEAAYFLGVSPSNLKKLHLEGKGVEPIILSGGRRAYTVEQVQELRQWLDQNGRAEVKRYVPHRRLHEKMQVIGVVNFKGGSGKTTTAAHLAQHMALTGHRVLAIDLDPQASLSALHGIQPELDEFPSLYEAIRYDSEKKPIRDIIRQTNFPGLDIIPAMLELQEYEYDTPLAMQNGGEGKTFWNRIARTLAEVDDTYDVVIIDCPPQLGYLTLTALSAATSVLITVHPQMLDLMSMSQFLLMLGDILKTVRQAGGTVHLDWFRYLITRYEPTDVPQAQMVGFMQSMLASHMLQHQMLKSTAISDAGLTKQTLYEVERSSMNRVTYDRAMESMESVNSEIRGLIHAAWGR; from the coding sequence ATGAATATCGCAAATTCTGCAGCAGCAACTTTATCGTTTGACGATATGATATTAGAACAGGGGAGAGAAATCTCCCGCAAGCTCAACTTGCTGCGCCATGAAAACTTCCCACCAAATGCCCGAAAAAATTTGCGACAGTTCTCCATGGCGGAAGCGGCTTACTTTCTAGGTGTCTCGCCGAGCAATCTTAAGAAACTGCACCTGGAAGGTAAGGGGGTCGAGCCGATTATCCTCTCGGGAGGTCGGCGCGCCTATACGGTTGAGCAAGTACAGGAATTGCGTCAATGGCTGGACCAAAACGGCAGAGCTGAAGTAAAGCGTTACGTACCGCATCGGCGGTTGCATGAAAAAATGCAGGTTATCGGCGTTGTCAATTTCAAGGGTGGTTCAGGAAAAACAACGACCGCCGCCCATCTTGCGCAGCATATGGCGCTTACCGGTCACCGCGTGCTAGCGATTGATCTCGATCCGCAGGCATCGCTTTCGGCTTTGCACGGTATTCAGCCGGAACTCGACGAGTTCCCTTCACTGTACGAAGCTATTCGTTACGATTCCGAAAAGAAACCCATACGGGATATCATCCGTCAGACGAATTTTCCGGGCCTAGATATCATTCCTGCCATGCTGGAGCTTCAGGAATACGAGTATGACACGCCTTTAGCCATGCAGAATGGCGGCGAAGGCAAGACATTCTGGAACCGCATTGCCCGCACGCTGGCAGAAGTCGACGATACATATGATGTTGTCATCATTGATTGCCCGCCCCAGCTTGGATATCTGACACTAACAGCGCTGTCGGCAGCCACATCGGTGCTCATTACAGTGCATCCGCAGATGTTAGATCTTATGTCCATGTCACAGTTTCTACTGATGCTCGGCGACATTCTGAAGACTGTTCGTCAGGCAGGTGGGACCGTGCATCTCGACTGGTTCCGCTACCTGATTACCCGCTATGAACCTACCGATGTACCGCAAGCACAGATGGTGGGTTTCATGCAAAGCATGCTGGCTTCACACATGCTTCAGCATCAAATGTTGAAATCGACGGCTATATCAGATGCAGGGCTTACCAAACAGACACTGTATGAAGTCGAGCGCTCCTCCATGAACCGCGTAACTTATGATCGGGCAATGGAATCAATGGAATCGGTTAATTCAGAAATACGTGGGCTGATTCATGCGGCATGGGGGCGATAG
- a CDS encoding ABC transporter substrate-binding protein, with protein MSYQGFFRKWGVILLMASAGFATSAQAQVVVSSKIDTEGGVLGNIILSLLNANNIKTTDRIQLGATPVVRKAISAGEIDIYPEYTGNAAFFFNKADDPLWKDPAKAYESAKKLDYDANKIVWLAPSPANNTWGIAIRKDVADENKLANLSDFGKYVADGGKAVLAASAEFVNSAAALPAFQTTYQFTLKPDQLITLSGGDTAATIAAAANQTNGANAAMVYGTDGGIAPSDLVVLEDDKHVQPVYQPAPIIREETLKKNPEIETLLKPVFEKLDLATLQDLNGRVQLGGEPAKAVAEDFLAKNGFIK; from the coding sequence ATGTCGTATCAAGGGTTTTTCAGAAAATGGGGCGTCATTTTGCTGATGGCAAGTGCCGGATTTGCGACCAGCGCACAGGCACAGGTCGTGGTCTCCTCCAAGATCGATACGGAAGGCGGTGTTCTGGGCAACATCATTCTTAGCTTGCTCAATGCCAACAATATCAAGACCACCGACCGCATCCAGCTTGGTGCGACGCCCGTAGTCCGCAAGGCCATCAGCGCAGGTGAAATCGATATCTACCCCGAATATACCGGCAATGCCGCTTTCTTTTTCAATAAAGCGGATGATCCGCTCTGGAAAGACCCGGCCAAGGCCTATGAATCCGCCAAGAAGCTCGATTATGATGCCAACAAAATCGTCTGGCTTGCGCCCTCGCCCGCCAACAACACCTGGGGCATTGCCATTCGCAAAGATGTGGCTGACGAAAACAAGCTTGCGAACCTCAGCGATTTTGGAAAATACGTGGCAGATGGGGGTAAGGCCGTACTTGCAGCCTCTGCGGAATTTGTGAACTCGGCTGCAGCCCTGCCCGCGTTCCAGACGACTTATCAATTTACGCTCAAGCCGGACCAGCTCATCACCCTTTCGGGCGGTGATACGGCAGCCACCATTGCCGCGGCTGCCAACCAGACAAATGGTGCAAATGCGGCCATGGTCTATGGTACGGATGGTGGTATCGCACCTTCGGACCTCGTGGTGCTCGAAGACGACAAACACGTGCAGCCGGTCTACCAGCCAGCCCCGATCATCCGTGAGGAGACGCTGAAAAAGAACCCGGAGATCGAAACGCTTTTGAAGCCAGTTTTTGAAAAGCTCGACCTTGCCACCCTGCAGGACCTTAACGGTCGCGTGCAGCTTGGCGGAGAGCCTGCAAAGGCTGTGGCGGAAGATTTTCTGGCCAAGAATGGCTTTATCAAATAG
- a CDS encoding ABC transporter permease — protein sequence MSANTAAHRLITANSIPRLDRLGLTFAFLGAAGLLLPFATFRANRIVPGEPRFIFDALPMVAATILVAIIVASLIAAVFCERPAIRLGASLAMLAVVFVTIGLSASHLAPEGNNYARVSPASGFWLLLFAAMLYVTDSLVRLHLRPLIRMALVVIAALLLLLFFSSGLWDDISFMKEYQGRADSFWNEARNHIELALGSLTAATLVGIPLGLLCHHFPKLRALVLNTLNIVQTIPSMALFGLLIAPLSWFALQFPFAASLGIRGIGTAPAFIALFLYSLLPIVANTVAGLASVPEPIRDAARGMGMTRMQRLFKTELPLALPVILTGIRIVMVQNIGLTTIAALIGGGGFGVFIFQGIGQTAMDLVLLGALPTVLLAFAAGAILDALIEITDKEKG from the coding sequence TTGTCGGCTAACACAGCAGCGCATCGTCTCATCACTGCAAATTCGATCCCCCGCTTAGACCGGCTGGGGCTGACTTTCGCATTTTTGGGCGCGGCGGGACTTTTGCTTCCCTTCGCGACATTCCGGGCCAACCGCATCGTGCCGGGCGAACCGCGCTTCATTTTCGACGCCCTGCCAATGGTGGCGGCAACAATACTGGTGGCGATCATTGTCGCAAGCCTGATTGCAGCGGTTTTCTGCGAACGCCCCGCTATCAGGCTTGGTGCGAGCCTTGCAATGCTTGCGGTTGTGTTCGTCACAATAGGACTTTCCGCATCCCATCTGGCCCCGGAAGGCAATAATTACGCCCGTGTTTCTCCAGCTTCCGGCTTCTGGCTGCTTCTCTTTGCAGCGATGCTTTACGTTACAGACAGTCTTGTGCGGCTTCATTTGCGCCCGCTTATCCGCATGGCTCTTGTTGTAATCGCTGCACTGCTTCTGCTCCTGTTTTTTTCGTCGGGCCTTTGGGATGACATTTCCTTCATGAAGGAGTACCAAGGCCGTGCAGACAGTTTCTGGAATGAAGCGCGGAACCATATCGAACTTGCGCTCGGCTCGCTCACAGCCGCTACGCTGGTCGGCATTCCGCTCGGCCTTCTCTGCCATCACTTCCCGAAACTGCGCGCCCTGGTCCTCAACACCCTCAACATCGTCCAGACCATACCGTCCATGGCGCTGTTCGGCCTGCTGATCGCACCCTTGAGCTGGTTTGCGCTACAATTTCCGTTTGCCGCCAGTCTCGGTATCCGCGGCATCGGTACAGCCCCTGCCTTCATTGCGCTTTTTCTTTATTCGCTGCTGCCGATTGTCGCCAACACGGTGGCAGGCCTTGCCAGTGTTCCCGAACCGATCCGCGATGCGGCGCGTGGTATGGGCATGACGCGGATGCAGCGCCTGTTCAAGACCGAGCTACCGCTCGCCTTGCCCGTAATTCTCACCGGTATCCGCATCGTTATGGTGCAGAATATCGGGCTCACAACCATTGCTGCACTGATCGGCGGCGGTGGTTTTGGTGTCTTTATCTTTCAGGGCATTGGTCAGACTGCGATGGATCTGGTGCTGCTCGGTGCGCTGCCGACCGTACTTCTGGCATTTGCCGCTGGCGCCATTCTCGACGCACTCATCGAAATCACCGATAAAGAAAAGGGATAG
- the repC gene encoding plasmid replication protein RepC translates to MEMQLASTPFGSRRMTAALFSVQQNVQQMPQGLKADKWQLYKWLCEAKDSYAVSDRSLGVLSALLSFHPQQELSASDRLIVFPSNKHLALRAHGMADATLRRHLSALVEAGFIARQDSPNGKRYARRAKGGEMQIAFGFSLAPLLARAHELETAAERVRSEKAALRELRERLTLLRRDITKLITFAMTENLSGNWNDIHSRFRAIVETIPRRTQHSTLVRLVESMESLFAEIDNLLNNNKNVEILSGNESQNERQQIESKPDSQYEEVNVKNSKSISDKRLVSQEPDISLDMVLRACPEIQTYASHPIRQWHQLIETAEKIRGFIGIDTKLYCLANKMLGACNTAITIAYILERYDNIQSPGGYLRILTQKAALGEFTIKAVVAGALHKKYRRE, encoded by the coding sequence ATGGAGATGCAATTGGCCTCGACGCCGTTTGGCAGTCGAAGGATGACGGCTGCCTTGTTTTCAGTACAGCAAAATGTTCAGCAGATGCCACAGGGGCTCAAGGCCGATAAGTGGCAATTGTACAAATGGCTGTGCGAAGCTAAAGATAGCTATGCCGTCAGCGATCGCTCACTGGGCGTGCTCTCAGCTCTTTTATCGTTCCATCCACAACAGGAACTGAGCGCCAGCGATCGCTTGATCGTTTTCCCTTCCAACAAGCACCTGGCTCTGCGTGCCCATGGCATGGCAGATGCCACTTTGCGTCGCCATCTTAGTGCGCTGGTCGAAGCAGGTTTCATAGCGCGTCAGGACAGCCCAAATGGCAAACGTTACGCTCGCCGCGCCAAAGGAGGAGAGATGCAGATCGCATTCGGCTTCTCACTAGCTCCGCTTCTCGCCCGCGCCCATGAGCTGGAAACTGCTGCTGAACGTGTAAGATCAGAAAAGGCAGCGCTGCGTGAATTGCGTGAACGTTTGACGCTGCTACGCCGCGATATTACCAAGCTTATCACTTTCGCCATGACCGAAAACTTATCCGGAAACTGGAATGACATTCATTCCCGCTTTCGAGCTATCGTTGAAACCATTCCGCGTCGTACACAACACAGCACACTGGTTCGTCTGGTTGAATCTATGGAAAGCCTTTTTGCTGAAATAGATAACCTATTGAATAATAATAAGAATGTTGAAATTTTAAGCGGCAATGAATCCCAGAATGAGCGGCAGCAAATTGAATCAAAACCAGATTCTCAATATGAAGAAGTCAACGTTAAGAATTCGAAATCGATATCTGACAAAAGGCTAGTCTCACAAGAACCGGATATTTCCCTCGACATGGTTCTCAGAGCCTGTCCAGAAATCCAGACCTATGCCAGCCATCCAATCCGGCAATGGCACCAACTCATCGAAACAGCTGAGAAAATACGAGGGTTCATCGGTATCGACACAAAGCTTTATTGTCTTGCCAACAAGATGCTAGGAGCCTGTAACACTGCGATTACAATTGCCTACATTCTGGAACGATATGACAACATCCAGTCTCCAGGCGGCTATCTCCGTATATTGACGCAAAAGGCCGCTCTTGGCGAGTTCACGATCAAGGCCGTTGTTGCGGGAGCCTTACATAAAAAATACCGCAGGGAATGA